A DNA window from Pseudarthrobacter sp. W1I19 contains the following coding sequences:
- a CDS encoding LysR family transcriptional regulator: MFTFDQLAGFIAVAEELHFGRAAERLNMTQPPLSRQIQKLEKIIGAELLERDNRKVQLTSAGQTFLDEARRLMALAERAPMTARRIASGRSGVLRVGFTAASGFSILGPLLEELAGIIPDVDIDLQELVTGDQLNGLLTGELDLGLARPPFDKETFDSHLLYRESLVLAAPSGHPLTLLGRDILPEDFEDEPLIMHSPTQARYFYDLVVRMLPIRHTNVVHTVSQILTMVSLVSANRGLAFVPHSATLLGIKGVEFLPLAVGDGEQVELHAIWNRRITNPALARLLRDLEFAME, translated from the coding sequence ATGTTTACTTTCGACCAGCTGGCCGGATTCATCGCCGTTGCTGAGGAGCTGCACTTCGGCCGGGCAGCCGAACGGCTGAACATGACCCAGCCGCCGCTGAGCCGGCAGATCCAGAAACTGGAGAAAATTATCGGCGCAGAACTCCTGGAGCGGGACAACCGGAAAGTCCAGCTGACATCCGCCGGCCAGACCTTCCTGGACGAGGCACGCCGCCTGATGGCACTGGCAGAACGTGCGCCGATGACAGCGCGGCGGATTGCGTCCGGACGCTCCGGCGTCCTTCGCGTTGGCTTTACCGCGGCCAGCGGCTTCAGCATTCTGGGGCCGCTGCTGGAGGAACTCGCCGGCATCATCCCGGACGTGGACATCGACCTGCAGGAACTGGTGACCGGCGATCAGCTCAACGGCCTGTTGACCGGCGAGCTGGACCTTGGCCTGGCCCGGCCGCCTTTTGATAAGGAAACCTTCGATTCCCACCTGTTGTACCGGGAGTCCCTGGTACTTGCCGCTCCCAGCGGCCACCCCCTGACCCTGCTGGGCCGGGATATCCTCCCTGAGGACTTCGAGGATGAACCGCTGATCATGCACTCGCCCACCCAGGCTCGGTATTTCTACGACCTCGTGGTGCGAATGCTGCCCATCCGCCACACCAACGTGGTGCACACCGTCAGCCAGATCCTGACCATGGTGTCGCTGGTATCGGCCAACCGGGGCCTGGCTTTCGTGCCGCACTCGGCCACCCTGCTGGGGATCAAGGGAGTGGAGTTCCTGCCGCTGGCAGTGGGCGACGGCGAACAGGTGGAACTGCACGCCATCTGGAACCGCAGGATCACCAACCCGGCGCTGGCGCGTCTCCTGCGGGACCTGGAGTTCGCAATGGAGTAA
- a CDS encoding universal stress protein, protein MSIIVGFVPTPAGEAALAAGIAEAKLRQQDLFIVNSARQGALVDKSVATEDVLAQAARRAAKDGVTATVIQPPYQHDLADEFLEVAKEVDASLIVIGLRHRTQVGKFILGSHAQQILMQADRPVLAVKADGGHF, encoded by the coding sequence ATGAGCATCATCGTCGGTTTTGTGCCCACCCCGGCCGGGGAGGCGGCGCTCGCCGCGGGCATCGCGGAAGCGAAGCTCCGTCAGCAGGACCTGTTCATCGTGAACTCCGCCCGGCAGGGCGCACTGGTGGATAAGTCAGTGGCCACCGAGGACGTACTTGCCCAAGCCGCCCGGAGGGCTGCTAAAGACGGAGTGACGGCAACCGTCATCCAGCCGCCATACCAGCACGACCTGGCCGACGAGTTCCTGGAGGTTGCCAAGGAGGTCGATGCTTCGCTCATTGTTATCGGGCTGCGGCACCGCACCCAGGTGGGCAAGTTCATCCTGGGCAGCCACGCCCAGCAGATCCTGATGCAGGCGGACCGTCCCGTCCTGGCCGTCAAGGCCGACGGCGGGCACTTCTGA
- a CDS encoding aldehyde dehydrogenase (NADP(+)) yields the protein MTLTGHSLIAGQPVAGEGKTTFGLNPATNQALEPTYTLLTEDQLTAATAAAAEAFPSFSTLDPETHAGFLEAIADNIEAIGEELIIRASQETGLPAARLQGERARTTGQLRLFAAVVRQGDFRGVRIDPAIPDRTPLPRADIRQRQMPLGPVAVFGASNFPLAFSTAGGDTASALAAGCPVVFKAHNAHPGTSELVGQALVKAVKDNGLHPGVFSLVYGPGASIGQALVADPNIKAVGFTGSQAAGTALMRTAANRPEPIPVYAEMSSLNPVFVFEGALKGDVDALARQYVAAVTGSSGQLCTSPGLLFAPAGEAGDKLAAAVGRAVSACAGQTMLTGGIANSWNKGTQNLGGAEGVQLIGQGSPGPTENAPAPAIFGTGVTEFTTNPVLHEEIFGAASLVIRYSSVEDLLQATRRIEGQLTASLQLTEEDYPTAARLLPVLEQKVGRIIVNGWPTGVEVGHAMVHGGPFPATSDSRTTSVGTLAINRFLRPVAYQNLPQELLPEALQDTNPWHLNRRIDGETVAAAQKAEVGA from the coding sequence ATGACCCTCACTGGACATTCACTTATTGCCGGGCAACCTGTCGCCGGCGAAGGCAAGACCACCTTCGGCCTGAACCCGGCCACCAACCAGGCCCTGGAACCCACTTACACGCTGCTCACCGAGGACCAGCTCACGGCAGCCACCGCAGCCGCAGCCGAAGCCTTCCCCTCCTTCTCCACCCTGGACCCCGAGACCCACGCCGGCTTCCTCGAAGCCATCGCGGACAACATCGAAGCCATCGGCGAGGAACTCATCATCCGCGCCAGCCAGGAAACCGGGCTGCCCGCAGCCCGGCTCCAGGGCGAGCGTGCCCGCACCACCGGCCAGCTGCGCCTCTTCGCCGCCGTCGTCCGGCAGGGCGACTTCCGCGGCGTCCGCATCGACCCCGCCATCCCGGACCGCACTCCCCTGCCCCGCGCCGACATCCGCCAGCGCCAGATGCCGCTCGGCCCCGTCGCCGTGTTCGGCGCCAGCAACTTCCCGCTGGCCTTCTCGACGGCGGGCGGCGACACCGCCTCGGCCCTCGCCGCCGGCTGCCCCGTCGTCTTCAAAGCACACAACGCCCATCCCGGCACCAGCGAACTCGTCGGACAGGCACTCGTGAAGGCCGTCAAGGACAACGGCCTGCACCCCGGCGTGTTCTCCCTGGTCTACGGACCCGGCGCCAGCATCGGCCAGGCCCTCGTGGCCGACCCCAACATCAAGGCCGTCGGCTTCACCGGCTCCCAGGCCGCAGGCACCGCCCTGATGCGCACCGCCGCCAACCGCCCCGAACCCATCCCGGTCTACGCCGAAATGTCGTCCCTGAACCCGGTCTTCGTCTTCGAAGGCGCGCTCAAAGGTGACGTTGACGCCCTGGCCCGGCAGTACGTCGCCGCCGTCACAGGCAGCTCCGGCCAGCTCTGCACCTCCCCCGGCCTGCTCTTCGCCCCCGCAGGCGAGGCAGGAGACAAACTCGCCGCCGCCGTCGGCCGCGCCGTCTCCGCCTGCGCCGGGCAGACCATGCTGACTGGAGGCATCGCCAACTCCTGGAACAAGGGCACCCAAAACCTCGGCGGCGCTGAAGGTGTCCAGCTCATCGGCCAGGGCTCCCCCGGCCCCACCGAAAACGCACCAGCCCCGGCAATCTTCGGCACCGGCGTCACCGAATTCACCACCAACCCAGTGCTGCACGAGGAAATCTTCGGCGCCGCATCCCTCGTGATCCGCTACAGCTCGGTAGAGGACCTCCTCCAGGCCACCCGCCGCATCGAAGGCCAGCTCACCGCCTCCCTGCAACTCACCGAAGAGGACTACCCGACGGCGGCACGCCTCCTGCCCGTCCTCGAACAGAAAGTCGGCCGCATCATCGTCAACGGCTGGCCCACCGGCGTCGAAGTAGGCCACGCCATGGTCCACGGCGGCCCCTTCCCCGCCACCTCCGACTCCCGCACCACCTCCGTCGGCACCCTCGCCATCAACCGCTTCCTCCGCCCCGTCGCCTACCAAAACCTCCCCCAGGAACTCCTCCCGGAAGCCCTCCAGGACACCAACCCCTGGCACCTGAACCGGCGGATCGACGGCGAAACAGTCGCCGCTGCGCAGAAGGCCGAGGTGGGAGCATGA
- a CDS encoding tripartite tricarboxylate transporter TctB family protein, translated as MKETPAGSAGGSSAAASGGGAPHAFPVEVLDDLTPEQLAAQWEEEKPPAAGALANAASSLVVLGVGVAAAVLSVAMGLGTPDKPQPGLWPFIISCVMTALGLFQLIAGRHNRDAEKFTRMSAAPLTGLVTLAAMVALMPLIGFELPALVLCIIWMRFLGGETWRSTLVVSASVVIAFYGIFVLALHTSIPHLF; from the coding sequence GTGAAAGAAACACCCGCAGGATCCGCCGGAGGCAGCAGTGCTGCTGCCTCCGGCGGGGGCGCTCCCCATGCCTTTCCCGTTGAAGTCCTGGATGACCTGACGCCCGAGCAGCTGGCAGCACAATGGGAGGAAGAAAAGCCCCCCGCAGCCGGCGCCCTCGCGAACGCTGCATCATCGCTGGTGGTTCTTGGTGTCGGCGTCGCTGCAGCCGTCCTCTCCGTGGCTATGGGGCTTGGCACTCCGGACAAGCCACAGCCCGGCCTGTGGCCGTTCATCATCAGCTGCGTTATGACAGCCCTCGGTCTGTTCCAGCTGATTGCCGGGCGGCACAACCGGGATGCCGAGAAGTTCACGCGCATGTCCGCTGCACCGCTGACCGGCCTGGTGACGCTCGCCGCCATGGTGGCGCTGATGCCGCTGATCGGTTTTGAGTTGCCGGCCCTGGTGCTGTGCATCATCTGGATGCGCTTCCTTGGCGGCGAAACCTGGCGTTCAACCCTCGTAGTGAGTGCGAGCGTCGTTATTGCCTTCTACGGCATCTTCGTACTCGCGCTCCACACCTCCATACCCCACCTCTTCTAG
- a CDS encoding tripartite tricarboxylate transporter substrate binding protein has translation MKHFPTRRTILGAASAVTLLALTACGNVAGGSTADSGKYPTGPVNLSVGQAAGGSTDLIARALAEGASKTLGQPMPVVNKPGANGALATKEVAGKPADGQELVLLNASLITITPLAVSADESVNIDDLDIITGLSQDDYVLVASAESGFKTFQDVTAAGRNVTFGTTGVGTGSQLAQTVLFKQADVKGTDIPFDSGKPALTAVLGNQVELATIQLGEAMPQIQAGKVSPLLVFSEERTSFLPDTPTAKEAGYDVPVAQYRAVAAPKGTPQEVKDKLLAAFHESFKSDAYKEFNKKNSLTPKEISGEEVVTDWKGYAAKYKELVEKYDISLSGNK, from the coding sequence ATGAAGCACTTCCCCACACGCCGCACGATTCTCGGAGCGGCCTCCGCCGTCACGCTGTTGGCGCTGACGGCATGCGGCAACGTCGCCGGCGGCAGCACGGCAGATTCAGGCAAGTACCCCACCGGTCCCGTTAATCTTTCGGTGGGGCAGGCTGCCGGCGGCAGTACAGACCTGATTGCCCGCGCCCTCGCTGAAGGCGCGTCCAAGACCCTCGGCCAGCCGATGCCCGTCGTCAACAAGCCCGGGGCGAACGGTGCCCTGGCTACCAAGGAAGTGGCAGGCAAGCCCGCCGACGGCCAGGAACTGGTCCTGCTCAACGCATCACTGATCACCATTACCCCGCTGGCGGTCAGCGCCGATGAATCCGTGAACATTGACGACCTGGACATCATTACCGGCCTGTCGCAGGACGACTATGTGCTCGTGGCCAGCGCCGAGTCAGGATTCAAGACCTTCCAGGATGTCACCGCAGCAGGACGCAACGTCACATTCGGCACCACCGGCGTCGGCACGGGCAGCCAACTGGCCCAGACCGTGCTTTTCAAGCAGGCTGACGTCAAAGGCACCGATATCCCCTTCGACAGCGGCAAGCCCGCACTGACCGCGGTCCTCGGGAACCAGGTGGAACTCGCCACCATCCAGCTCGGTGAAGCCATGCCGCAGATCCAGGCCGGAAAGGTGAGCCCGCTTCTGGTCTTCTCGGAAGAGCGCACCAGCTTCCTGCCCGATACGCCGACGGCAAAGGAAGCCGGCTACGACGTTCCGGTTGCCCAGTATCGCGCAGTGGCGGCCCCGAAGGGTACCCCGCAGGAGGTCAAGGACAAGCTGCTGGCCGCGTTCCATGAGTCGTTCAAGTCTGACGCCTACAAGGAGTTCAACAAGAAGAACTCGCTGACCCCGAAGGAAATCTCCGGCGAGGAAGTTGTTACGGATTGGAAGGGTTACGCAGCGAAGTACAAGGAACTGGTGGAGAAGTACGACATCAGCCTGAGCGGAAATAAGTGA
- a CDS encoding tripartite tricarboxylate transporter permease produces the protein MDFLNPVINGFAVVLEPTNLLYCLIGVVIGMLIGVLPGLGPAATIAILLPLTYNVEPVTAIIMLAGIFYGAQYGGTITSVLLRLPGEASSVVTVFDGYQMAKQGRAGTALGLASIGSFVGGTAAIIGLTFLAPIVASFALDFGPPEYTALAMLGILLVATISSGSKAKALIAAALGLLLATVGRDIFTGESRFTFGSLQLADGIDFVPIAMGIFGLGEILYNLEERHRAAKAPSKVTNVWPSRKDLKQASGAIGRGSVLGFFLGILPGGGATIASMASYAMEKKRAKQPERFGKGAPEGVAGPETANNAAATSSFIPLLTLGIPANATMALMFGALLIQGVTPGPQLVEQNPDLFWGVVNSMYIGNILLLIMSLPLVGIFVKILRVRAAILAPVTALITLLGAYTINNSMFDVTLVVVFGIIGYLMKKFGFEPGPLVLAFVLGELLESSMRRSLLVFGGDPTGFLGRPISATLLVVFVLVAVLPGIRSLLAKRKATTASAGSANNGTTHNVKEKV, from the coding sequence GTGGATTTTCTAAATCCCGTTATCAACGGATTCGCGGTTGTCCTGGAGCCGACCAACCTCCTTTACTGCCTGATCGGCGTTGTGATCGGCATGCTGATCGGCGTGCTGCCCGGACTGGGGCCCGCGGCAACCATCGCCATCCTGCTTCCGCTGACCTACAACGTAGAACCCGTCACCGCCATCATCATGCTGGCCGGCATCTTTTACGGGGCGCAGTACGGCGGGACCATTACCTCCGTCCTGCTGAGGCTTCCCGGCGAAGCGTCCTCCGTGGTTACCGTGTTCGACGGGTATCAGATGGCGAAGCAGGGCAGGGCCGGTACTGCACTGGGCCTGGCCTCCATCGGCTCCTTCGTCGGCGGCACCGCGGCCATTATCGGCCTGACGTTCCTGGCACCCATTGTGGCGAGCTTCGCCCTGGACTTCGGGCCGCCGGAATACACCGCGCTGGCCATGCTGGGCATCCTCCTCGTGGCAACCATCAGCAGCGGTTCAAAGGCCAAGGCCCTGATTGCCGCGGCGCTCGGACTGCTCCTGGCCACGGTTGGCCGGGACATATTTACCGGCGAAAGCCGCTTTACGTTCGGCAGCCTGCAACTCGCCGACGGCATCGACTTCGTGCCGATCGCCATGGGCATATTCGGCCTCGGCGAAATCCTCTATAACCTTGAGGAACGGCACAGGGCCGCCAAGGCGCCGTCGAAAGTCACGAACGTGTGGCCGTCCCGCAAGGACCTCAAGCAGGCGTCCGGTGCCATCGGCCGCGGTTCCGTGCTGGGCTTCTTCCTGGGAATCCTCCCCGGTGGCGGCGCAACGATTGCCTCCATGGCGTCCTACGCGATGGAAAAGAAGCGGGCCAAGCAGCCCGAGCGGTTCGGCAAAGGGGCCCCGGAGGGCGTCGCCGGACCGGAAACCGCAAACAACGCTGCGGCCACATCGTCCTTCATCCCGCTCCTGACCCTCGGCATACCGGCGAACGCCACCATGGCGCTGATGTTCGGCGCGCTGCTGATCCAGGGCGTCACGCCCGGCCCGCAGCTGGTGGAGCAGAACCCGGACCTGTTCTGGGGCGTGGTGAACTCCATGTACATCGGCAACATCCTGCTGCTGATCATGAGCCTGCCGCTCGTGGGAATCTTCGTGAAGATCCTCCGCGTACGGGCCGCCATCCTGGCTCCCGTCACCGCCCTCATTACCCTCCTGGGTGCCTACACCATCAACAACAGCATGTTCGATGTGACGCTTGTGGTGGTCTTCGGCATCATCGGCTACCTCATGAAGAAGTTCGGCTTCGAACCGGGCCCGCTGGTGCTGGCCTTCGTCCTCGGCGAACTCCTGGAGAGCTCCATGCGCCGCTCGCTGCTGGTCTTCGGCGGTGATCCGACAGGATTCCTCGGACGTCCCATCTCAGCCACGCTGCTGGTGGTCTTTGTCCTGGTGGCCGTGCTGCCGGGCATTCGCAGCCTGCTCGCCAAGCGCAAAGCAACGACGGCGTCCGCCGGCTCCGCCAACAACGGAACCACCCACAACGTGAAGGAAAAGGTATGA
- the kdgD gene encoding 5-dehydro-4-deoxyglucarate dehydratase, which produces MAKYSPQELADTLKEGLLSFPVTSFDAELQFDEENYRKHLAWQASFPVAGLFAAGGTGEGFSLTPAESERVVRTAVDEVGSQVPVLASAGGSTAQAIENAKAAEAAGADGILLLPPYLTEADQAGLVDHVSAICSATSLGVIIYNRANAIYKDTTVATLADRHENLIGFKDGVGDLEHDARVYAKLGDRLFYLGGLPTAETFALPLLQLGMSTYSSAMYNFVPQFALDFYQDVRNNDRVAVNKKLNEFVIPYLDIRDRVKGYSVSIVKGGLDAIGRSAGPVRPPLQNLAEQDLADLKALIATVS; this is translated from the coding sequence GTGGCAAAGTACTCACCCCAGGAACTTGCGGACACTCTCAAGGAAGGCCTGCTGTCCTTCCCCGTCACCTCGTTCGACGCCGAGCTGCAGTTCGATGAGGAGAACTACCGCAAGCACCTGGCGTGGCAGGCCAGCTTCCCGGTGGCGGGCCTGTTCGCGGCCGGCGGCACCGGCGAAGGCTTTTCGTTGACTCCTGCTGAGTCCGAGCGCGTAGTCCGGACCGCCGTCGACGAAGTTGGCAGCCAGGTTCCGGTCCTCGCCTCTGCCGGTGGATCCACCGCCCAGGCCATCGAAAACGCCAAGGCAGCTGAGGCAGCCGGCGCCGACGGAATCCTGCTCCTCCCCCCGTACCTCACCGAGGCTGACCAGGCCGGACTGGTGGACCACGTGAGCGCCATCTGCAGCGCAACGTCCCTGGGCGTCATCATCTACAACCGGGCCAACGCCATCTACAAGGACACCACCGTTGCCACACTGGCCGACCGCCACGAAAACCTGATCGGCTTCAAGGACGGTGTTGGCGACCTCGAGCACGATGCCCGTGTCTACGCCAAGCTCGGCGACCGGCTCTTCTACCTCGGCGGACTGCCCACCGCCGAAACCTTCGCCCTGCCGCTGCTGCAGCTGGGCATGAGCACCTACTCCAGCGCCATGTACAACTTCGTTCCTCAGTTCGCCCTGGACTTCTACCAGGACGTCCGCAACAACGACCGCGTGGCCGTTAATAAGAAGCTCAACGAGTTCGTGATTCCCTACCTGGACATCCGTGACCGCGTGAAAGGCTACTCGGTGTCCATCGTCAAGGGTGGGCTGGACGCCATCGGCCGTTCCGCAGGTCCTGTGCGCCCACCGCTGCAGAATCTCGCAGAGCAGGACCTTGCGGACCTGAAAGCCCTGATCGCCACCGTTTCCTAG
- a CDS encoding enolase C-terminal domain-like protein yields MSNQPIIAAVEVVPVAGHDSMLMNLSGAHGPFFTRNVVIITDSDGRTGLGEVPGGEKIRTTIEEAGALINGKPVARYRSLLREVASEFADRDAGGRGLQTFDLRTTVHAVTAVESALLDLHGQFLGVPVGELLGDGQQRTSVPMLGYLFFVGDHARTDLPYLVEDAPADRWEKLRRQEAMTPDAVVALAEAAQERYGFSDFKLKGGVLSGDDEVDVVTALAKRFPEARVTLDPNGGWLLDEAIRLGKRMKGVVAYAEDPCGAEGRFSGREVMAEFRRATGLKTATNMIATDWREMSHAIRSNAVDIPLADPHFWTMHGSVRVAQMCHEFGLTWGSHSNNHFDISLAMFTHTGAAAPGEITALDTHWIWQDGQGLTKEPLQIKGGAIEVPDAPGLGIDLDREALDKAHQLYLEHGLDARDDSIGMQYYIDGWSFDPKRPCLVR; encoded by the coding sequence ATGAGCAACCAGCCCATCATTGCCGCCGTTGAAGTAGTGCCGGTGGCGGGCCACGACAGCATGCTGATGAACCTCAGCGGTGCGCACGGCCCCTTCTTCACCCGCAACGTAGTGATCATTACCGACTCCGACGGCCGCACCGGCCTCGGTGAGGTTCCCGGCGGTGAGAAGATCCGGACCACCATCGAGGAAGCCGGCGCCCTGATCAACGGCAAGCCGGTGGCCCGCTACCGCTCGCTGCTGCGCGAGGTTGCGTCCGAGTTCGCCGACCGCGACGCCGGCGGCCGCGGCCTGCAGACTTTCGACCTGCGCACCACGGTCCACGCGGTAACGGCGGTGGAATCAGCTCTGCTGGACCTCCACGGCCAGTTCCTCGGTGTTCCCGTGGGTGAGCTGCTCGGCGACGGGCAGCAGCGAACCTCTGTGCCGATGCTGGGCTACCTGTTCTTCGTCGGCGACCACGCCCGCACGGACCTGCCCTACCTCGTGGAGGATGCCCCGGCTGACCGCTGGGAGAAGCTCCGCCGCCAGGAGGCAATGACTCCGGACGCCGTCGTCGCGCTGGCAGAAGCGGCACAGGAGCGCTATGGCTTCAGCGACTTCAAGCTCAAGGGCGGCGTGCTGTCCGGGGATGATGAAGTGGACGTTGTGACCGCCCTGGCCAAGCGTTTCCCTGAAGCCCGGGTGACCCTGGACCCCAACGGCGGCTGGCTCCTGGATGAAGCCATCCGGCTGGGCAAGCGGATGAAGGGCGTCGTTGCCTACGCCGAGGACCCATGCGGTGCCGAGGGCCGGTTCTCCGGCCGCGAGGTGATGGCTGAATTCCGCCGGGCCACCGGGCTGAAGACGGCCACCAACATGATCGCCACAGACTGGCGCGAGATGTCGCACGCCATCCGCAGCAACGCCGTCGACATTCCACTGGCCGATCCCCACTTTTGGACCATGCACGGCTCGGTCCGGGTGGCCCAGATGTGCCACGAGTTCGGCCTCACCTGGGGTTCGCACTCGAACAACCACTTCGACATCTCGCTGGCCATGTTCACCCACACCGGCGCAGCAGCCCCCGGCGAGATCACCGCGCTGGACACGCACTGGATCTGGCAGGACGGCCAGGGTCTCACCAAGGAACCGCTGCAGATCAAGGGCGGTGCGATCGAGGTTCCCGACGCTCCAGGCCTGGGCATCGACCTGGACCGCGAAGCCCTGGACAAGGCACACCAGCTGTACCTGGAGCACGGCCTCGACGCCCGCGACGACAGCATCGGCATGCAGTACTACATCGACGGCTGGTCGTTCGACCCCAAGCGGCCCTGCCTCGTTCGTTAG